A single genomic interval of Gammaproteobacteria bacterium harbors:
- a CDS encoding DUF1513 domain-containing protein has protein sequence MKRRVFLRTLAGTLLLPVARRGLAAVSPAAVSSTGLYISARSGGLEQYFLSAFDSAGKLAYDLPLPGRGHGIALRPDSAQAVLVARRPGRFLVVFDAATGEVIHSLNSRQDRHFSGHGLFSADGRRLYTSEIDYDGERGVIGVRDVADGYRQVDEFGTCGIEPHDLRLCRGGQVLVVANGGILTHPDFGRAKLNLDTMTSSLIYLDAGTGRMLSEHRLPPAMHQLSLRHLAVPAPDLVFVAMQYQGSPGDRPPLVAMHRAGEGGMRLLQAPPAVLDQMRNYCGSVCADASGRWIAVSSPQGNVVTFWSAEGGEYAGEARVMDGCGIAAGMRAGEFLLSSGRGGLYLYDVTGAVMTALEGAGPSDAHWDNHMQRGPGPLRLGSLHAAG, from the coding sequence ATGAAACGGCGCGTCTTTCTGAGAACGTTGGCGGGCACATTACTGCTCCCAGTCGCCAGACGCGGCCTGGCCGCCGTTTCACCCGCTGCGGTGTCGTCCACCGGGTTGTATATCAGCGCCCGTTCCGGCGGGCTGGAACAGTATTTCCTGAGTGCGTTCGATTCCGCCGGGAAGCTGGCCTATGATCTTCCGCTGCCCGGGCGCGGGCACGGCATAGCGCTGCGGCCCGATTCCGCGCAGGCGGTTCTCGTTGCGCGCCGTCCCGGGCGTTTCCTCGTCGTGTTTGATGCTGCCACCGGTGAGGTGATCCATAGCCTGAACAGCCGGCAGGATCGCCATTTCTCCGGCCACGGACTGTTCTCGGCGGACGGCCGCCGGCTGTACACCAGCGAGATCGATTACGACGGGGAGCGCGGCGTCATCGGTGTGCGCGATGTCGCGGACGGCTACCGCCAGGTCGATGAATTCGGCACCTGTGGCATCGAGCCGCATGACCTCCGTCTTTGCCGCGGCGGGCAGGTGCTGGTGGTCGCCAACGGCGGCATCCTCACCCATCCCGATTTTGGCCGCGCCAAACTCAACCTGGACACGATGACGTCGTCGCTGATCTATCTCGACGCCGGGACGGGCCGGATGCTGTCGGAGCACCGCCTGCCCCCCGCCATGCACCAGCTCAGCCTGCGCCATCTGGCCGTGCCGGCGCCGGATCTGGTGTTTGTTGCCATGCAGTACCAGGGGTCGCCCGGGGACCGGCCACCCCTGGTGGCGATGCACCGCGCGGGAGAGGGGGGGATGCGCCTGCTGCAAGCCCCGCCCGCGGTGCTCGACCAGATGCGGAACTACTGCGGCAGCGTCTGCGCCGATGCCTCCGGCCGCTGGATAGCGGTGTCTTCGCCGCAGGGCAATGTGGTGACGTTCTGGTCGGCGGAGGGCGGGGAATACGCCGGCGAGGCGCGCGTCATGGACGGCTGCGGCATTGCGGCGGGCATGCGGGCGGGGGAGTTCCTGTTAAGCAGCGGCCGCGGCGGGCTGTATCTCTACGACGTGACGGGCGCCGTCATGACGGCGCTGGAAGGCGCGGGTCCGTCCGACGCGCACTGGGATAACCACATGCAGCGCGGCCCCGGTCCGCTCCGGCTAGGAAGCCTGCACGCAGCCGGCTAG
- a CDS encoding FkbM family methyltransferase, which produces MTPTRRPIAFILVSSNHGTLIVNRHDYRMINPKQGFGVGYQVLTTSSFDHDEVNFALALLLKRRTHFGDGVVALDCGANIGVHTVEWARLLHGWGTVLAFEAQERIYYALAGNVAINNCLNATATLAAVGAENGRIRIPAPNYLMPSSFGSLELRQRENNEFIGQEIDYSDAGTTTVELITLDSLNLSRVDFIKLDIEGMELEALAGAADTIRRFRPQMMIETIKTDREKLLLLLQQMGYVIYPMGINVLAIHESDPTSKELSIEGGGLRLR; this is translated from the coding sequence ATGACACCGACAAGACGCCCGATCGCCTTCATCCTCGTCTCCTCCAATCACGGCACGCTGATCGTCAACCGCCATGATTACAGGATGATCAACCCGAAGCAGGGCTTCGGCGTGGGCTACCAGGTCCTCACTACCTCAAGCTTCGACCATGACGAAGTCAATTTCGCACTCGCGCTGCTGCTGAAGCGCAGGACGCACTTCGGCGACGGGGTCGTGGCGCTGGATTGCGGGGCCAACATCGGCGTGCATACCGTCGAGTGGGCGCGCCTGCTCCATGGCTGGGGCACCGTGCTGGCGTTCGAGGCGCAGGAAAGGATCTACTATGCCCTGGCCGGCAACGTCGCCATCAACAACTGCCTGAACGCGACCGCCACACTCGCGGCGGTCGGCGCCGAAAACGGAAGGATCAGGATTCCGGCCCCCAATTACCTGATGCCGTCCAGCTTCGGCAGCCTTGAGCTGAGGCAGAGAGAGAACAATGAATTCATCGGGCAGGAGATCGACTACTCCGATGCGGGAACGACGACGGTTGAACTGATCACCCTGGATTCCCTCAATCTTTCCCGCGTCGACTTCATCAAACTGGACATCGAGGGTATGGAGCTGGAGGCGCTGGCCGGCGCGGCAGACACGATCAGGCGGTTCAGACCGCAGATGATGATCGAAACGATAAAGACCGACAGGGAGAAACTGTTGCTGCTGCTCCAGCAGATGGGCTACGTGATCTATCCGATGGGGATCAACGTCCTGGCCATCCACGAATCGGATCCGACCAGCAAGGAATTATCTATCGAGGGAGGCGGCCTCCGCCTGCGGTAA
- a CDS encoding tetratricopeptide repeat protein encodes MSRNQPAAIAESLRYAQMIHQGGQLDQAALLYREILKSSPSHFDTLCMLALLEFQSGRSDESLRLLDRALKVNPRSAVVVTNRGNVLLAMKRYAEALSSYDRALALNAGSAEVHFNRGVVLRELARDKEALASYNRAVALKPEYAEAYNNRGIVLELLSRPEDAIASYDQALARKNGFYQALYNRGNALRTLERYEEALTSYDRALGYYPNYTEACINRGNVLRELRRLEEALASYDRALTLNPSYGEALLNRGIVLNALNRHEEALASLDRALALTPDHVDALYNRGITLRCLNRLPESLLAFNRALELRPDYTEAFIDRSVLMMHLRRFEDAYADTSRALALDPGYPEAHFCEAVYRLVSADFARGWEEYEWRWKVKEAGVARTFEQPLWLGREDLDGKTILIHAEQGLGDTLQFSRYVPLVAGLGARVILEVQAPLESLLARLPGAAQVISAGDLPPAADFHCPLMSLPLAFNTDLRTIPAAIPYLHADQVRVEAWRARLGRPEKIRIGLAWSGRPAFRNDYNRSIRPTDLLPLLEGDGTFVSLHKELRDRDRDLFASCPQIKHYGAELNDFDDTAALIESLDLVISVDTSVAHLAGALGKPTWILLPYTPDWRWLLDREDSPWYPGVRLFRQTRPGDWDSVIRRITGELSRL; translated from the coding sequence GTGAGCCGAAATCAACCGGCGGCCATTGCGGAGAGCCTGCGCTATGCGCAGATGATCCACCAGGGGGGGCAACTGGATCAGGCGGCACTCCTCTACCGGGAGATCCTGAAATCCAGCCCCTCCCACTTCGACACGCTCTGCATGCTGGCCCTGCTCGAGTTTCAAAGCGGGCGCAGCGATGAATCCCTCCGCCTGCTCGACCGGGCGCTGAAGGTCAATCCGCGGTCCGCCGTCGTGGTCACCAACCGTGGCAACGTGTTGCTGGCGATGAAGCGGTACGCGGAGGCGTTGTCGAGCTACGATCGTGCGCTCGCGCTCAATGCCGGTTCCGCCGAGGTTCATTTCAACCGCGGGGTGGTGCTGCGGGAACTCGCGCGCGACAAGGAGGCGCTGGCCAGCTACAACCGCGCCGTGGCGCTGAAACCCGAGTATGCCGAGGCGTACAATAATCGCGGCATCGTGCTGGAACTCCTGTCGCGCCCGGAAGACGCCATTGCCAGCTATGACCAGGCTCTGGCGCGCAAAAACGGGTTTTATCAGGCCCTCTACAATCGCGGAAACGCCTTGCGCACGCTCGAACGCTACGAGGAGGCGCTGACGAGCTACGATCGCGCGCTCGGATACTATCCCAATTACACAGAGGCCTGCATCAACCGCGGCAATGTGTTGCGCGAGCTGCGAAGACTGGAAGAAGCCCTGGCAAGCTATGATCGCGCGCTCACACTCAACCCGTCCTATGGCGAGGCACTGCTCAACCGCGGCATCGTCCTGAATGCGCTGAACCGGCACGAAGAAGCGCTGGCAAGCCTCGACCGCGCCCTGGCGCTCACCCCGGACCACGTCGACGCGCTCTACAACCGGGGCATAACGCTCAGGTGCCTGAACAGGCTGCCGGAGTCGCTGCTCGCGTTCAACCGTGCCCTGGAACTCAGGCCGGACTATACCGAGGCATTCATAGACCGCAGCGTACTGATGATGCACCTGAGACGTTTCGAGGATGCATACGCGGACACCTCCCGTGCCCTGGCGCTCGATCCCGGGTATCCGGAAGCGCACTTCTGCGAGGCGGTATACCGCCTCGTCAGCGCGGACTTCGCGCGCGGCTGGGAAGAATATGAATGGCGCTGGAAGGTGAAGGAGGCTGGCGTGGCGCGGACATTTGAGCAGCCACTGTGGCTGGGCAGGGAGGATCTCGACGGCAAGACCATTCTCATCCACGCCGAACAGGGCCTCGGCGACACCCTGCAGTTCAGCCGCTATGTCCCCCTCGTCGCCGGACTGGGGGCCCGCGTGATCCTGGAAGTACAAGCGCCGCTGGAATCCCTGCTCGCGCGGCTGCCGGGTGCGGCACAGGTCATCTCCGCAGGCGACCTGCCGCCCGCCGCTGATTTCCACTGCCCGCTCATGAGCCTGCCGCTCGCATTCAACACTGATCTCCGTACGATCCCGGCCGCGATCCCGTATCTGCACGCCGACCAGGTACGCGTCGAGGCCTGGCGGGCCCGGCTCGGCCGGCCGGAGAAAATTCGGATCGGGCTCGCGTGGTCCGGCCGACCCGCGTTCAGAAACGACTACAACCGCTCCATCCGACCGACTGACCTCCTGCCGCTTCTCGAGGGGGACGGCACGTTCGTCAGCCTGCACAAGGAACTGCGGGATCGTGACCGGGATCTCTTCGCGTCCTGTCCGCAGATCAAGCATTACGGTGCTGAGCTGAACGATTTCGACGACACCGCCGCGCTGATCGAAAGCCTGGACCTGGTAATCTCGGTCGACACTTCCGTTGCCCATCTGGCGGGTGCGCTGGGAAAACCGACGTGGATCCTGCTGCCCTATACGCCGGACTGGCGCTGGCTGCTGGATCGAGAGGACAGCCCTTGGTATCCCGGTGTCAGACTGTTCAGGCAAACCCGGCCGGGCGACTGGGACAGCGTGATCCGGCGCATCACCGGGGAACTGAGCAGGCTGTAG
- a CDS encoding thiol oxidoreductase produces MNRLKYYLLAGLLVMHSVVTAGFEPEAPPMDFTRVEPGEDIPGGEATHHKMVNRNAFSHASANMSFERELDFKIGNGFFRRLWVTSPSSTQAADGLGPLFNARACQNCHVKDGRGHPPVGPGEAAVSMFLRLSIPPQTEADRRLLEEHRVSVIPEPTYGTQLQNFAVQGVKPEGQMHIEYEEVPVTLKDGTVVSLRKPTYSVADLAYGPLHPVTMLSPRVAPPMIGLGLLEMIDERDILAAADPEDGDGDGISGRPNRVWSAERGEVMLGRFGWKAGAATVNEQGQAAFNGDIGISVPLFPAGAGECTERQAACLAAPNGNSPQYDNLEAGRQVTDLVAFYSRNLAVPARRDHAHPDVLEGKRIFYQSGCADCHSPQYRTRTDAAFPEQSNQLIWPYTDMLLHDMGEGLADNRPEADADGREWRTAPLWGIGLTPVVSERANYLHDGRARTLIEAVLWHGGEAQRSRDAAAALSRGERERLIRFVESL; encoded by the coding sequence ATGAATCGCCTCAAGTATTATCTGCTGGCCGGATTGCTGGTCATGCATTCAGTGGTTACCGCCGGCTTTGAGCCGGAGGCCCCTCCGATGGATTTCACCCGCGTGGAACCGGGTGAGGACATACCCGGGGGTGAGGCCACTCACCACAAGATGGTCAACCGGAACGCGTTCTCCCACGCCTCGGCCAACATGAGCTTCGAGCGCGAACTGGATTTCAAGATCGGCAACGGATTTTTCCGGCGCTTATGGGTCACGTCGCCGTCATCCACCCAGGCTGCGGACGGGCTGGGGCCACTGTTCAACGCGCGCGCCTGCCAGAACTGCCATGTAAAGGACGGTCGCGGTCATCCGCCCGTCGGTCCCGGCGAGGCGGCCGTTTCAATGTTTCTCCGCCTCAGCATTCCGCCGCAGACGGAGGCGGACCGGCGCCTGCTGGAGGAACACAGGGTCAGTGTGATTCCGGAACCGACGTACGGCACCCAGCTGCAGAACTTCGCCGTGCAGGGCGTAAAACCCGAAGGGCAGATGCACATAGAGTACGAAGAGGTGCCGGTGACGCTGAAGGACGGTACCGTGGTGTCACTGCGCAAGCCGACGTACAGTGTGGCCGATCTGGCGTACGGCCCGCTCCATCCCGTAACGATGCTGTCGCCGCGCGTGGCCCCGCCCATGATCGGGCTCGGCTTGCTGGAGATGATCGACGAGCGCGACATCCTTGCCGCCGCCGACCCTGAAGATGGCGACGGCGACGGCATTTCGGGCCGGCCGAACCGCGTCTGGAGCGCGGAGCGCGGGGAGGTGATGCTCGGCCGCTTCGGCTGGAAGGCCGGCGCCGCGACCGTCAATGAACAGGGACAGGCGGCATTCAACGGCGATATCGGCATCTCGGTGCCGCTCTTCCCGGCGGGCGCGGGCGAATGCACCGAACGCCAGGCCGCGTGCCTCGCGGCGCCGAACGGCAACAGCCCGCAGTACGACAACCTCGAGGCCGGCCGCCAGGTCACAGACTTGGTCGCGTTCTATTCGCGCAATCTGGCGGTGCCGGCGCGGCGCGATCACGCTCACCCCGACGTACTGGAAGGAAAGCGGATCTTTTATCAGAGCGGATGCGCGGACTGCCACAGTCCGCAGTACCGCACGCGGACCGACGCCGCGTTTCCCGAGCAGTCGAACCAGCTCATCTGGCCTTATACCGACATGCTGCTGCACGACATGGGTGAAGGGCTCGCGGACAACCGCCCGGAAGCCGATGCCGACGGCCGCGAATGGCGCACGGCCCCGCTGTGGGGAATCGGCCTGACGCCGGTGGTCAGCGAGCGTGCCAATTATCTCCACGACGGCCGCGCGCGAACCCTCATCGAGGCCGTGCTCTGGCACGGGGGTGAGGCGCAACGTTCGCGCGACGCGGCGGCGGCCCTCTCTCGCGGCGAGCGCGAACGCCTCATCCGCTTCGTGGAATCGCTCTGA
- a CDS encoding DNA starvation/stationary phase protection protein: MNAKSMQINIGINDNDRKAIANGLSKLLADTYTLYLKTHNFHWNVTGPMFNTLHLMFEQEYNELALAVDAIAERIRALGVPAPGSYKQFAELTRIREETGQPEATDMIRQLVADQETVARTAREIFPIVDKANDEPTADLLTQRMQVHEKTAWMLRSLLQ, from the coding sequence ATGAACGCAAAATCGATGCAGATCAACATCGGCATCAACGATAATGACCGCAAGGCCATTGCCAACGGGCTATCAAAACTGCTGGCGGATACCTATACCCTGTACCTGAAGACGCACAATTTCCACTGGAATGTCACCGGGCCCATGTTCAATACGCTGCACCTGATGTTCGAGCAGGAATACAACGAGCTCGCGCTGGCGGTCGATGCCATCGCCGAGCGTATCCGCGCCCTCGGGGTTCCCGCGCCGGGAAGCTACAAGCAATTCGCGGAGCTGACCCGGATCCGGGAGGAGACCGGCCAGCCGGAGGCGACAGACATGATTCGCCAGCTGGTCGCTGACCAGGAAACGGTGGCACGTACCGCCCGCGAGATCTTTCCCATCGTCGACAAGGCCAACGACGAACCGACCGCCGATTTGTTGACGCAGCGCATGCAGGTTCACGAGAAGACCGCATGGATGCTGCGCAGTTTGCTGCAGTAA
- a CDS encoding glutathione peroxidase: MLQNHEGQRVPQVSFRVRENNEWKTVTTDDIFKGRTVVVFSLPGAFTPTCSSTHLPRFNELAPAFFANGVDTIACISVNDTFVMNEWAKDQESENVTLIPDGNGEFTAGMGMLVDKSDLGFGKRSWRYSMLVKDGVVVKMFIEPEKPGDPFEVSDADTMLGYINPKAKKPDQVAVFTREGCQYCAKAKAMLTDLGYDYTEIPLAHNVRSKVIGAVTGQKTVPQVFINGELIGGHEELERWAKRAA, from the coding sequence ATGTTACAGAATCATGAAGGCCAGCGCGTCCCCCAGGTCAGCTTCCGCGTGCGCGAAAACAACGAGTGGAAGACCGTGACGACGGACGATATATTCAAGGGCAGGACGGTGGTAGTGTTCTCGCTGCCGGGGGCATTCACCCCCACCTGTTCGTCCACCCACCTGCCGAGATTCAACGAGCTGGCGCCGGCATTCTTCGCCAACGGCGTCGACACGATCGCGTGCATCTCGGTCAACGACACGTTCGTGATGAACGAGTGGGCCAAGGACCAGGAATCGGAGAACGTAACGCTGATTCCGGACGGCAACGGCGAGTTCACCGCAGGCATGGGCATGCTGGTGGACAAGTCGGATCTGGGCTTCGGCAAGCGCTCCTGGCGCTACTCGATGCTGGTGAAGGACGGCGTCGTGGTGAAGATGTTCATCGAACCGGAGAAGCCCGGCGACCCGTTCGAGGTGTCGGATGCGGACACCATGCTCGGCTACATCAACCCGAAGGCGAAGAAGCCCGACCAGGTGGCGGTCTTCACGCGGGAAGGATGCCAGTACTGCGCCAAGGCCAAGGCCATGCTGACAGACCTCGGCTATGATTACACCGAGATCCCGCTGGCCCACAACGTGCGCAGCAAGGTGATCGGCGCGGTCACCGGCCAGAAGACCGTACCGCAGGTGTTCATCAACGGCGAACTCATCGGCGGCCACGAGGAACTCGAGCGCTGGGCGAAGCGGGCAGCGTGA
- a CDS encoding peptidase: MKRTLVLLAGLCLGGQASAMTTQQAVLEHYADLAHAMYQDSLATAQTLQKAVGKFIGQPTEKNLVAARAAWKAARVPYQQTEAYRFGNAIVDDWEGKVNAWPLDEGLIDYVDANYGTESDENPFYAANVVASKMLMVGGEHIDAGKITKDVIGSLQEAGGIESNVAIGYHAIEFLLWGQDLNGTGPGAGMRPATDFDPKNCTHGNCDRRAAYLKAATDLLVDDLDWMAKQWAKGGEGRAAVVDGGAQGVAAILTGMGSLSYGELAGERMKLGLMLHDPEEEHDCFSDNTHFSHYYDAMGIRNVYTGSYVRVDGSRLSGPSIAELVAAKNPDADKALRKGLDATLARMQVLVDSAEKKGVHYDQLIGEGNKEGNAMVMAAIDALLDQTKLIEKAVTALDITPIEFEGSDSLDNPETIGQ; the protein is encoded by the coding sequence ATGAAGAGGACCTTAGTGTTGCTTGCCGGTCTGTGCCTTGGCGGGCAGGCCTCGGCCATGACTACACAGCAGGCGGTGCTGGAACATTACGCCGATCTGGCGCATGCGATGTACCAGGATTCGCTCGCGACGGCGCAGACCCTGCAGAAGGCGGTAGGGAAGTTCATCGGGCAGCCGACCGAGAAGAACCTGGTGGCCGCCCGCGCGGCGTGGAAGGCGGCCCGGGTGCCGTACCAGCAAACGGAGGCCTATCGCTTCGGTAACGCAATCGTCGACGACTGGGAGGGCAAGGTCAACGCCTGGCCGCTGGACGAGGGCCTGATCGATTATGTGGACGCGAACTACGGCACTGAATCGGACGAGAATCCCTTCTACGCCGCGAACGTGGTCGCCAGCAAGATGCTGATGGTGGGCGGCGAGCATATCGACGCGGGCAAGATCACCAAGGATGTCATCGGCAGCCTGCAGGAGGCGGGCGGGATCGAGTCCAATGTGGCGATCGGCTATCACGCCATCGAGTTCCTCCTCTGGGGCCAGGACCTGAACGGCACCGGGCCCGGCGCCGGGATGCGTCCCGCCACGGATTTCGATCCGAAGAACTGCACCCACGGGAATTGTGACCGCCGCGCCGCATACCTCAAGGCCGCGACAGACCTGCTGGTGGATGACCTGGACTGGATGGCAAAGCAGTGGGCCAAGGGCGGCGAGGGCCGCGCGGCGGTGGTCGACGGCGGCGCCCAGGGCGTGGCCGCCATCCTCACCGGCATGGGCAGCCTGTCGTACGGCGAGCTGGCCGGCGAGCGTATGAAGCTTGGCCTGATGCTGCACGATCCTGAAGAGGAACACGACTGCTTCAGCGACAACACGCATTTCTCGCATTATTACGATGCCATGGGCATCCGCAACGTCTATACCGGCAGCTATGTCCGCGTCGACGGCTCCAGGCTGAGCGGACCGAGCATCGCCGAGCTGGTGGCTGCAAAGAACCCGGACGCGGACAAGGCCCTGCGCAAGGGGCTGGACGCGACCCTGGCCAGGATGCAGGTGCTGGTCGACAGCGCCGAGAAGAAGGGTGTGCATTACGACCAGCTGATCGGCGAGGGCAACAAGGAGGGCAACGCCATGGTGATGGCCGCGATCGACGCGTTGCTGGACCAGACGAAGCTGATCGAGAAGGCGGTGACCGCCCTGGACATCACCCCGATCGAGTTCGAGGGTTCCGACAGTCTGGACAATCCGGAGACAATCGGGCAGTAA
- a CDS encoding LysR family transcriptional regulator — protein MTLTELKYIIAVAAERHFGRAAQRCFVSQPSLSAAVKKLEDELGVLIFERGKHEILVTQIGAQVVAQARRALEEAERIKAVAKQGKNPLAGTFRLGIIHTVAPYLLPDLVVGLRRLAPQMPLDIEENLTANLDQMLKSGLIDAAILALPYEAAGIDIAPLYDEEFRVIVPAGHPWARRRVIGPEELAAQNLLLLSIGHCFRDQVLGACHEFARAPASGKQGNSLETIRNMVASGMGISVLPATALTPKYSNPLIKALDFAAPRPTRRVVLACRQVFPRAEAIRTVVRACSSLDLPIVSPDPAP, from the coding sequence ATGACGCTGACGGAGCTGAAATACATCATCGCGGTCGCCGCAGAACGCCACTTCGGGCGCGCGGCGCAGCGCTGCTTCGTGAGCCAGCCGAGCCTGAGTGCGGCAGTCAAGAAGCTCGAGGACGAGCTCGGAGTGCTGATCTTCGAACGCGGCAAGCACGAGATCCTGGTGACCCAGATCGGCGCGCAGGTGGTTGCCCAGGCGCGCCGCGCGCTGGAGGAGGCGGAACGCATCAAGGCGGTGGCGAAGCAGGGGAAGAATCCCCTGGCCGGCACCTTCCGCCTCGGCATCATCCACACCGTCGCGCCCTACCTGCTGCCCGACCTGGTGGTCGGATTGCGCCGGCTCGCGCCGCAGATGCCGCTCGATATCGAGGAGAACCTGACCGCCAATCTGGACCAGATGCTGAAGAGCGGGCTCATCGACGCCGCCATCCTCGCCCTGCCGTACGAGGCCGCGGGCATCGATATCGCCCCGCTCTACGATGAGGAGTTCCGCGTCATCGTGCCGGCCGGGCATCCCTGGGCGCGACGCCGCGTGATCGGACCCGAAGAGCTGGCGGCGCAGAACCTCCTGCTGCTCAGCATCGGCCACTGTTTCCGCGACCAGGTCCTGGGTGCGTGCCACGAATTCGCGCGCGCGCCCGCTTCGGGTAAACAGGGTAATTCGCTGGAGACGATACGCAACATGGTGGCCTCGGGCATGGGGATCTCGGTCCTCCCGGCCACGGCACTGACCCCGAAGTATTCGAATCCGCTTATCAAGGCGCTCGATTTCGCCGCGCCCCGGCCCACGCGGCGCGTGGTGCTGGCATGCCGCCAGGTTTTCCCCCGTGCGGAGGCGATACGGACGGTCGTGCGTGCGTGTTCCAGCCTGGATCTCCCGATTGTGTCACCGGATCCCGCGCCGTGA
- a CDS encoding imelysin family protein gives MQTALCLLLPAVVLADSPWPALNRVLVDEHIVPRYQHLAAATAELEEHSRKFCAAPDDAGLADVRAAYQDTMDAWMEIQHVRFGPVELYLRYNRFQLWPDKHNTAERQLSKALAERDTAQLAEDKFPYASVALQGLSAFERLLYGGDADATRFGGEGQDSYPCLLLEAIAHNLARMSADVYQEWTMAKPSYRDNVLEAEQGSSHFESSEEFSARMLNNLYTSLQFIVDQKLLAPLGSTPAEANPRRAESWRSRRSLRNIVLNLEAAESLYLTAYSAPLKAHKENAALDREIRRAFDRTLHAARDIKQPLYDALQSPGQRQSVEQLLAAASELKRLLGGPLPSALGLSLGFNSLDGD, from the coding sequence ATGCAGACGGCGTTGTGCCTCCTGCTGCCCGCCGTCGTGCTGGCGGATTCGCCGTGGCCGGCGCTCAACCGCGTCCTCGTGGATGAACACATCGTTCCCCGTTATCAGCATCTGGCCGCAGCGACGGCGGAGCTCGAAGAACACAGTCGTAAATTCTGCGCGGCTCCGGATGACGCGGGCCTCGCCGATGTCCGCGCCGCATACCAGGACACGATGGATGCCTGGATGGAAATCCAGCATGTCCGTTTCGGGCCGGTGGAGCTCTACCTGCGCTACAACCGCTTCCAGCTCTGGCCGGACAAGCACAATACCGCGGAGCGGCAGTTGAGCAAGGCGCTGGCGGAGCGGGATACGGCACAGCTGGCGGAGGACAAATTCCCCTACGCGAGCGTCGCCCTGCAGGGACTGAGCGCATTCGAGCGTCTCCTGTACGGCGGCGACGCCGACGCCACCCGCTTTGGCGGCGAGGGCCAGGATTCGTATCCCTGCCTGCTGCTCGAGGCCATTGCCCACAACCTGGCGCGGATGTCTGCGGACGTCTATCAGGAGTGGACGATGGCGAAACCATCCTACCGGGATAACGTGCTGGAGGCCGAGCAGGGCAGCAGCCATTTCGAATCCAGCGAGGAATTCAGCGCCCGGATGCTGAACAATCTGTACACCTCGCTGCAGTTCATCGTAGATCAGAAGCTGCTGGCGCCGCTGGGGTCGACGCCCGCCGAGGCGAATCCCCGGCGCGCCGAATCCTGGCGCAGCCGCCGTTCCCTGCGCAATATCGTCCTCAACCTGGAGGCGGCGGAGTCGCTGTACCTGACCGCGTATTCCGCGCCTCTCAAGGCGCACAAGGAGAATGCGGCGCTGGATCGGGAGATCCGGCGGGCCTTTGATCGTACGCTGCACGCAGCCCGGGACATCAAGCAGCCGCTCTACGATGCGTTGCAGTCCCCGGGACAGCGCCAGTCGGTGGAGCAGTTGCTGGCCGCGGCGAGCGAGCTGAAGCGCCTCCTGGGTGGCCCCCTGCCGTCCGCCCTTGGCCTGTCGCTCGGATTCAACAGCCTGGACGGAGATTGA